The window GCGGAAACCACCCATTTTTCGGCGATGCTGACAAGGAATAAAACGGACAAGGGCTGCCGAGGCAGCCCCTGTAAAATGACGAATTGATCGTATGTGGCAATTAGTCCGTTCGTCTTCAAAGAAGGCAATCAGGCAACGCAGCTATCAACACCCACTATCTCTCCTCCTGACGCAACCTGCGTCTGATCTGATAGTAAGTAAGCAGCTCCCGGCAGGCGCTCGCCAGTAAGCATGCAGCATAGATGACGAATACGGATATACTCACCTTCAAGCTCTTGGTAGCCAGATAAACGAGCAAGCTTATTGCTATGCCGATCGCCAGATACATCAGTATTGATTTGAAAATGTTGCCAAGCGTGTACTGCTTCGCGCGCTTGTGGAGGATGTCCTCATTCGTAGGATGCTTTTCCATAACGCTCCCTTTCACGGATTGCTTCTTCAGTATCCAATGCGTCGAGCCAGCCTTTTTCTGCGGCCTCTTTCTTCCAGAGTATGTAGTCTTCTCCCTCGCCAGCTTCACTTGGCGATATCCAGTCAGCTAATGGGGCGGTTATGACGCCCAGGCCGCCGGCTACTACTGGAGATATTTTGCCAGCCTGCTTGAGGCCCTCAATTCCAACGGTCACTCCTGTAGAGATGGCATCCCCAGCAGTGATGTCAAACAACCCAAGCGGGTCCACCCCGTTC is drawn from Desulfovibrio sp. Huiquan2017 and contains these coding sequences:
- a CDS encoding RHS repeat-associated core domain-containing protein; this translates as EVLYDPLGGIIADTNPGLRVPIGFAGGLHDRDLGFVRFGWRDYDTFTGRWTAPDPIGDRGGDPDWYGYCLDDPVNGVDPLGLFDITAGDAISTGVTVGIEGLKQAGKISPVVAGGLGVITAPLADWISPSEAGEGEDYILWKKEAAEKGWLDALDTEEAIRERERYGKASYE